The following proteins are co-located in the Paralichthys olivaceus isolate ysfri-2021 chromosome 2, ASM2471397v2, whole genome shotgun sequence genome:
- the rpn1 gene encoding dolichyl-diphosphooligosaccharide--protein glycosyltransferase subunit 1 encodes MTLKAPLLAACLLLVAAVSSGVSAEGLVNEEVKRTVDLSSHLAKITAEIALSNHGHTGVQSFILAVEADLAPHLAYIGASVKGDEEEDGMLDLQQTSIQGQSGEFYRVQLPSNLPAGAQLMVKVEMTFSHVLKPFPTHITQAERQLVVFQGNHYLYSPYPTRSQTTRVRLASKTAETYTKLGNPTKTDEFIEYGPFRDVAPFSEDAMKIHFENNTPFLTISSITRIIEVSHWGNIAVEETVDLRHTGAVLKGPFSRYDYQRQSDSGISSVKSFKTILPASAQDVYYRDEIGNISTSHLQVLDDSVEVEVRPRFPLFGGWKTHYIIGYNLPSYEYLYTLGDQYALKMRLVDHVYDDQVIDSMTVKIILPEGARNIHVDTPYKIDRMPNQLHYTYLDTFGRPVLVASKNNLVEQHIQDVVVHYNFNKILMLQEPLLVVGAFYILFFTVIIYVRLDFAITKDPAAEVRMKVASITEQVLTLVNKRLGLYRHMDEVVNRYKQSRDTGALNSGRKTLEADHRALTNEISSLQARLKAEGSDLADKVGEVQKLDGQVKELVCRSCQEAERLVAGKVKKEAYIESEKTLTSRRQELVSRIDSLLDAL; translated from the exons ATGACTCTGAAGGCGCCTCTGCTCGCCGCCTGCCTGCTGCTGGTAGCCGCTGTGAGCTCGGGGGTTTCAGCGGAAGGTTTGGTGAacgaggaggtgaagaggaccGTGGACCTGAGCTCCCATCTGGCCAAGATCACCGCGGAGATCGCGCTGTCCAACCACGGACACACCGGGGTCCAGAGCTTCATCTTGGCGGTGGAGGCGGACCTGGCCCCGCACCTTGCTTACATCGGAGCCTCG GTGaagggtgatgaagaggaggatggcaTGCTCGACCTGCAGCAGACATCAATTCAGGGCCAAAG TGGGGAGTTTTACAGAGTGCAGCTGCCCTCCAATCTGCCAGCTGGTGCTCAGCTGATGGTGAAGGTGGAAATGACATTTAGCCATGTACTGAAGCCCTTtcccacacacatcacacaagcTGAGCGCCAGCTGGTGGTGTTTCAGGGAAACCACTACCTGTACTCACCATACCCCACCCGCAGCCAGACCACACGTGTCCGCCTGGCCTCCAAAACGGCCGAGACCTACACCAAGCTCGGCAACCCCACCAAGACCGATGAGTTTATTGAGTACGGACCCTTCCGTGATGTGGCCCCATTCAGTGAG GACGCGATGAAAATCCATTTCGAAAACAACACACCCTTCCTCACCATCAGCAGCATCACCCGCATTATTGAGGTTTCTCACTGGGGCAACATTGCTGTGGAGGAGACAGTCGACCTGAGGCACACAGGAGCCGTCCTGAAGGGCCCGTTCTCACGTTACGATTACCAGCGTCAGTCAGACAGTGGCATCTCATCTGTCAAATCCTTCAAG ACTATCCTCCCCGCCTCAGCCCAGGATGTCTACTACAGAGATGAAATCGGGAACATCTCCACCTCCCACCTTCAGGTTCTGGACGACTCAGTAGAGGTAGAAGTCAGGCCTCGTTTCCCCCTGTTTGGAGGCTGGAAGACTCACTACATCATCGGCTACAATCTGCCCAGCTACGAGTACCTCTACACCCTGG GTGACCAATATGCACTGAAGATGCGACTAGTTGATCATGTGTACGATGACCAGGTCATCGACTCCATGACTGTGAAAATCATCCTTCCAGAGGGAGCAAG GAACATCCATGTGGACACACCTTACAAAATTGATCGTATGCCAAACCAGCTGCATTATACATATCTTGATACCTTTGGCCGACCTGTGCTGGTCGCCAGCAAGAACAACCTGGTGGAGCAGCACATTCAGGATGTTGTG GTTCATTATAACTTCAATAAGATCCTGATGCTGCAGGAGCCTCTGTTGGTTGTCGGGGCCTTTTACATTCTCTTCTTCACTGTCATCATCTATGTCCGCCTTGACTTTGCCATCACAAAG GACCCTGCTGCTGAAGTACGCATGAAGGTGGCCTCCATCACAGAGCAGGTGCTGACTCTGGTTAACAAACGTCTGGGTCTGTACAGACACATGGACGAGGTGGTCAACCGCTACAAGCAGTCCCGCGACACCGGGGCGCTCAACAGTGGCCGGAAGACGCTGGAGGCCGACCACCGCGCTCTCACCAACGAAATCAGCTCGCTGCAGGCCCGGCTCAAAGCCGAGGGCTCCGACTTGGCTGATAAG GTTGGCGAGGTGCAGAAGCTAGATGGCCAGGTGAAGGAGCTGGTGTGTCGCTCCTGCCAGGAGGCGGAGCGGCTGGTGGCGGGTAAGGTCAAGAAGGAGGCCTACATCGAGAGCGAGAAGACTCTGACCAGCAGGAGACAGGAGCTTGTCAGTCGCATTGACAGTCTGTTGGATGCCCTCTAA
- the rab7a gene encoding ras-related protein rab7: protein MTSRKKVLLKVIILGDSGVGKTSLMNQYVNKKFSNQYKATIGADFLTKEVMVDDRLVTMQIWDTAGQERFQSLGVAFYRGADCCVLVFDVTAPNTFKTLDSWRDEFLIQASPRDPENFPFVVLGNKIDLENRQVTTKRAQAWCQSKNNIPYFETSAKEAINVEQAFQTIARNALKQETEVELYNEFPEPIKLDRNERAKPSAETCSC from the exons ATGACGTCAAGGAAGAAAGTTCTACTCAAAGTCATCATCCTCGGAGACTCTGG AGTTGGAAAGACCTCATTGATGAACCAGTATGTGAATAAGAAGTTCAGTAACCAGTACAAAGCCACAATAGGAGCAGATTTCCTCACAAAAGAAGTCATGGTGGACGACAGACTTGTCACAATGCAG ATCTGGGACACAGCAGGTCAGGAGAGGTTCCAGTCCTTAGGTGTTGCGTTCTACCGTGGAGCAGACTGCTGCGTCCTGGTGTTTGACGTGACTGCACCCAACACCTTCAAGACCCTTGACAGCTGGAGGGACGAGTTCTTGATTCAGGCCAGCCCTCGAGACCCTGAGAACTTCCCCTTTGTGGTACTGGGCAACAAGATTGACTTGGAGAACAGACAG GTAACAACCAAGAGGGCACAGGCTTGGTGTCAGAGCAAGAACAACATCCCTTATTTCGAAACAAGCGCCAAGGAGGCAATCAATGTGGAGCAGGCCTTCCAGACTATTGCACGCAACGCTCTTAAACAG GAGACTGAGGTTGAGTTGTACAACGAGTTCCCAGAGCCAATCAAGCTGGACAGGAACGAGCGTGCCAAGCCGTCGGCGGAGACTTGCAGCTGCTGA
- the hmces gene encoding abasic site processing protein HMCES has protein sequence MCGRTACTLAPDEVSRACSYRTRGGQRRQPRWRDGDADKYRPSYNKSPQTMNPVLLSQRHFDKDAPVDECVLASMRWGLVPAWFNQGDPSKMHYNTSNCRSESILEKKSYKHPLNNGQRCVILADGFYEWRREEKNKQPFFIYFPQTPTGSSQDQCDLPTLARSEETSEMGGEEAPCEWTGWKLLTMAGLFDCWTPPGGEEPLYSYSIITVDASPNLQSIHDRMPAILNGEEEVRRWLDFGKVKSLDALKLLKSKNILTFHPVSSLVNNSRNNSPKCLQPVDPGSKKETKPTASSQKMMSWLKSSSTSKRKESDTRENEEQERKKETQQKSKGGLQHKKQRTKY, from the exons ATGTGTGGAAGAACCGCGTGCACTTTGGCTCCGGACGAGGTGAGCCGAGCCTGCTCCTACAGGACCCGGGGAGGGCAGCGCAGACAGCCCCGCTGGAGGGATGGAGATGCTGACAAATACCGACCTTCCTACAACAAGAGCCCCCAGACCATGAACCCCGTCCTGCTGTCCCAGAGGCATTTCGACAAG GATGCTCctgtggatgagtgtgtgttggcCTCCATGCGCTGGGGTCTCGTACCTGCTTGGTTCAATCAGGGAGATCCGAGCAAGATGCACTACAACACCAGCAACTGTCGCAGTGAGAGCATACTGGAGAAGAAATCCTACAAG CACCCCCTGAATAACGGACAGCGCTGCGTCATCCTGGCTGATGGGTTTTATGAGTGGAGGCGGGAGGAGAAGAACAAGCAGCCTTTCTTTATCTACTTCCCTCAGACTCCGACAGGATCTAGTCAGGATCAGTGTGACCTCCCGACCTTGGCTCGCAGTGAGGAGACTTCAGAGATG GGAGGGGAAGAAGCACCATGTGAATGGACAGGCTGGAAGTTGCTGACTATGGCTGGACTGTTTGACTGCTGGACACCTCCTGGTGGTGAAGAGCCCCTTTATAGTTACAGTATAATCACTGTGGATGCTTCCCCAAACCTGCAAAGTATCCATGATAG GATGCCAGCTATCCTGAACGGCGAAGAGGAAGTGAGAAGATGGCTTGACTTTGGGAAGGTGAAGTCTCTCGACGCCCTAAAACTGCTCAAGTCTAAAAACATTCTGACTTTTCATCCCGTCTCATCACTCGTCAACAATTCGCGCAACAACTCTCCCAAGTGCCTCCAGCCTGTGGATCCAGGCAGTAAAAAG GAGACCAAACCCACAGCTAGCAGTCAGAAGATGATGAGCTGGCTGAAGAGCAGCTCAACCTCAAAGAGGAAGGAGTCGGACACTCGTGAGAATGAagagcaagaaagaaagaaagagactcAGCAGAAGTCTAAAGGAGGTCTACAGCATAAGAAACAAAGAACCAAGTACTGA